Sequence from the Rhodothermia bacterium genome:
ACTTAACCAAAACCGATCTTTCGTAATAAGAGCATAATCAGCCGGCTGTTGCTGCTCCAAGAGCCATTCCCCAACCATCGTTCCGGGCAAAACGATCAACAAATAGCGCAAAAACTCCCACTCAAACAACCACTTCACCGGATTCCATGCCCAGAAGACAGCAGCCCAACTACCATCATCGTAAAATACCGAAAGACGCAAGGCTACCAATGCTGCCATTATACCCAACCGATGAAAGGGTAAATCCCGGGTGAACCACCAAAGGAGTCCACCCCAGAACGTCATATGCGCCAAAAAAAGCAAAATAATGTCGCGCCGTTGCGTAGAAAAACCCATCCCATGAGGGTACATTAGGCTTGCCAACAACGTCAAAATACCAACCCAGCCCAAAACCCGAAAAAATCGCTGTTCGGAAAGCAACCAAGTGGCCGGGAGACGCACCAAAATCCAAGCCAAGAACACAAACCCGATCAACGCCGTGATCCACGTCCAACCCACTGGCGTAGGATTCAAGACATAGGGCCTAAGATGCTGAAGCGCAAACGCAAAAAAGGCAAGTACGCCAAATCGCTGTCCTAATCGTATAAAAAGAGCCTTTGTCGCCTTTTCCGTTTGCCGAAATCGGCTCAAAGCCAAAGGCAAGGCTGCACCAAGCGCAAACAAAAAAAACGGAAAAACCAAGTCAACCCAAGTCAATCCCGCAATAGCCGGGTTAAACGCATGTTTGGGTGGCGGAAGTTGTGCATGGTACATCCAAGCAGGGAGTACGCCCATTGGGACAACGCCGGAAAGTACCATCCCCAGAATGGCCCAACCTCGGAAGGCATCTAAAGCCAGAACCCGCGATTTTGTTGACGTTTCTTTCATGTTTTTTGGTGGTGTATTGTGGTATGTTAAGGAAGTTAATTTAATCCTTTTTAGAGACCTCGACACCATGATTCAGCTTACCGGAACGTTTTTAGACGAGATTACCCACGATATTCCTTCCCAAAATTGGGGTAAACGTGAATGGGCCAAAGACTTCGATGCCATGAAAGCCGTTGGCATTGACACCGTGATCCTGATTCGCGCCGGATATGACCATCATTGCACCTTCGACTCCAAGGTGCTGCACAAAAAACGGCTCATGTTGCCAGCCTATACCGATTTGGTGGACATTTACTTGACTGAGGCAGAACGGTGCGACATGCATTTCTACTTTGGGACGTATGACTCTGGAAAATAT
This genomic interval carries:
- a CDS encoding DUF5009 domain-containing protein, with the translated sequence MKETSTKSRVLALDAFRGWAILGMVLSGVVPMGVLPAWMYHAQLPPPKHAFNPAIAGLTWVDLVFPFFLFALGAALPLALSRFRQTEKATKALFIRLGQRFGVLAFFAFALQHLRPYVLNPTPVGWTWITALIGFVFLAWILVRLPATWLLSEQRFFRVLGWVGILTLLASLMYPHGMGFSTQRRDIILLFLAHMTFWGGLLWWFTRDLPFHRLGIMAALVALRLSVFYDDGSWAAVFWAWNPVKWLFEWEFLRYLLIVLPGTMVGEWLLEQQQPADYALITKDRFWLSAMAWVALGLVCVVCIGLQARQSGQTVMFAVVLLAFLVGMMRHSAFRNWLLLSRLLQWGGFWLMLGLFVEAFEGGIKKDEPTYSYFFVTIGLAMLSLLALVIWMDLLGKKGGILGLFTENGQNPILAYVLMGNVIVPLLHLSGLQKWIIAFTASPILGLGRGVFYALLLAFLVRFATRKGFILRS